The proteins below are encoded in one region of Paenibacillus albus:
- a CDS encoding nicotinate phosphoribosyltransferase, protein MGYDNLTLHTDKYQINMMYAHWVQGSLNDRAVFELYFRKLPFGNGFAVAAGLERAIAYIEGLHFGEEEIAYLKEQEENYKEEFLQLLREFKFTGHLDAVPEGTIVFPNEPLIRVEARVFEAQLIETALLNFVNFQTLIATKASRIKQVAGDDILLEFGTRRAQEADAAIWGARAAYIAGFHATSNMRAGMLFGIPSKGTHAHAWVQGHETEEEAFRKYAEVLPDQVTLLVDTYDTLRSGVPNAIRIGHMLERQGKRMIAIRLDSGDLAYLSQRARAMLDEAGLPYVKIVASNDLDENIIFNLKAQGARIDTWGVGTQLITAGDQPSLGGVYKLVAREQEGAFIPVIKISGNPEKVSTPGIKEVYRIINRESGMADGDYITLREEEAVRRGEPIQLYDPLHPYMPTVIDKYEAVPLLQRIFQDGQLVYDVPDLEAVRVYHKQQLSQFWPQYLRKLNSEMYRVNISVAAWQLKLELIKRYREQ, encoded by the coding sequence ATGGGCTACGATAATCTAACGCTTCACACGGACAAATATCAGATTAATATGATGTATGCGCATTGGGTGCAAGGCTCGCTGAATGATCGGGCGGTATTCGAGCTTTATTTCCGCAAGCTGCCGTTCGGCAACGGCTTCGCTGTGGCTGCTGGACTTGAGCGTGCGATTGCATATATAGAAGGACTCCATTTCGGTGAAGAAGAGATCGCCTACCTGAAGGAGCAAGAGGAGAATTACAAAGAAGAGTTTCTACAGCTGCTCCGCGAGTTTAAGTTTACAGGTCATTTGGACGCTGTACCGGAAGGGACGATCGTCTTCCCGAATGAACCGCTTATTCGCGTTGAGGCGCGGGTATTCGAGGCACAGCTCATTGAGACGGCGCTGCTCAACTTCGTCAACTTCCAGACCTTGATCGCGACTAAAGCATCGCGAATTAAGCAGGTCGCAGGCGATGACATACTGCTCGAGTTCGGCACACGTCGCGCGCAGGAAGCGGATGCCGCGATCTGGGGCGCACGGGCGGCGTATATTGCTGGCTTTCACGCGACTTCCAATATGCGTGCGGGTATGCTTTTCGGGATACCTTCCAAAGGAACCCATGCTCACGCTTGGGTGCAAGGCCACGAGACTGAAGAGGAAGCCTTCCGCAAATATGCGGAGGTGCTTCCCGATCAAGTAACTCTGCTTGTCGATACGTACGATACTTTGCGCAGCGGTGTGCCGAACGCGATCCGCATCGGACATATGCTGGAGAGGCAGGGCAAGCGAATGATCGCCATCCGGTTGGACAGCGGTGACTTGGCCTATCTGTCTCAGCGTGCTCGAGCGATGCTCGATGAAGCGGGATTGCCGTATGTGAAGATTGTCGCGTCGAATGATCTCGATGAGAACATTATCTTTAACTTAAAAGCACAAGGCGCGCGGATAGATACATGGGGAGTCGGTACGCAGCTGATTACAGCAGGCGATCAACCCTCGCTCGGCGGGGTATATAAGCTTGTTGCTCGGGAACAAGAAGGAGCATTCATTCCCGTTATTAAGATTTCAGGCAATCCCGAGAAAGTAAGCACCCCCGGTATCAAGGAAGTGTACCGTATCATCAACCGAGAGAGCGGGATGGCAGACGGCGACTATATTACGCTCCGCGAGGAAGAGGCGGTGAGACGCGGAGAGCCTATCCAGCTCTACGATCCACTTCATCCTTATATGCCAACCGTTATTGATAAGTATGAAGCGGTTCCGCTGCTGCAGCGTATCTTCCAGGATGGTCAGCTTGTATACGATGTGCCGGATCTCGAAGCTGTCCGAGTGTATCACAAACAGCAGTTGAGCCAGTTCTGGCCGCAGTATCTCCGCAAGCTTAACTCTGAGATGTATCGTGTGAATATTAGTGTTGCAGCATGGCAGCTGAAGCTAGAGTTAATTAAGCGATATCGGGAGCAATAG